The following proteins come from a genomic window of bacterium:
- a CDS encoding ORF6N domain-containing protein: MPTEKIEGLILLIRNKKVMIDHDLAQLYGITTKALNQAVKRNSERFPSSFMFTLTANEKKEVVTICDHLKTLKYSPNLPNVFTEHGAIMLANVIKSKRAIKVSITVVQAFIHLREVLATHKDLAHKLASLEKKYDSQFTKQIINFYTLNRSASTEQPCGLLTIKFHLLSEVVFDAIRQLMTPPKKPNRKIGF, encoded by the coding sequence ATCCCTACAGAAAAAATTGAAGGCCTGATTTTATTAATTCGCAATAAAAAAGTGATGATCGATCATGATCTAGCTCAACTTTACGGCATCACAACAAAAGCTCTAAACCAAGCCGTAAAACGTAATTCCGAGCGTTTTCCTTCTTCTTTTATGTTTACTCTTACAGCCAATGAAAAAAAAGAGGTGGTCACAATTTGTGACCACCTCAAAACACTAAAATATTCTCCAAACCTTCCAAACGTTTTTACTGAACATGGCGCTATCATGCTGGCCAATGTCATAAAAAGTAAAAGAGCTATAAAGGTAAGTATTACAGTAGTGCAAGCCTTCATTCATTTAAGAGAAGTGTTAGCTACTCATAAAGATTTGGCACATAAATTAGCTAGCCTAGAAAAGAAATATGATTCCCAATTTACTAAGCAGATCATTAATTTTTACACTCTAAATAGATCTGCTAGCACTGAGCAGCCTTGTGGCTTGCTTACAATCAAATTTCATCTGCTCAGTGAAGTTGTTTTTGATGCCATCCGGCAGTTGATGACCCCACCCAAAAAACCAAACCGTAAAATCGGTTTTTAA
- a CDS encoding glutathione S-transferase family protein — protein sequence MSYKLYSTLRSPYARKVRIALLEKKIAYEEINVDLNNKPADFLKHNPLGSVPSLVTGDGLMLPDSTLILRYLEEKHPTPSLVSSHLKNETWAWEEWGDRLCDEYVRLFHAGQTGADERAMRITQAIITMLGEALQNKEYILGQYSLADIAMAASMKWMDFRLKHDWSKLPAPVLNWYKRLDERESFIKTYPQLA from the coding sequence ATGAGCTATAAATTATATTCTACTCTTCGCTCTCCGTATGCACGCAAGGTACGTATTGCTCTTTTAGAAAAAAAGATAGCATACGAAGAAATTAACGTTGATTTAAACAACAAGCCTGCCGATTTTTTAAAACATAATCCTTTGGGATCGGTTCCTAGCCTTGTTACAGGCGACGGACTCATGCTGCCGGATTCCACACTTATTTTACGTTACCTGGAAGAAAAACACCCTACGCCCTCACTTGTGTCTTCACACTTAAAAAACGAAACCTGGGCTTGGGAAGAATGGGGAGACCGTTTGTGCGATGAATATGTCCGTCTTTTTCATGCGGGTCAAACAGGGGCCGATGAAAGGGCCATGCGTATTACTCAAGCTATTATCACCATGCTGGGCGAGGCACTCCAAAACAAAGAATATATTTTGGGCCAATATTCATTGGCCGATATTGCCATGGCGGCCAGTATGAAATGGATGGATTTTAGATTAAAACACGATTGGTCTAAACTGCCCGCTCCGGTTTTAAACTGGTATAAAAGGCTAGACGAAAGAGAATCGTTTATTAAAACATATCCGCAGTTAGCATAA
- a CDS encoding winged helix DNA-binding protein, protein MTVPPKKLGALLIEAGEKIAKVRDTTLKKANLNHLSHGRVLVLTVLADGPATQADICRYVGQKPPSMMEMLQRLEKSHLVKKEKHPESNRKVLWSLTTKGKKDWEKAQGLLFKMTQVVDATLTKGGYPPKKVEEMKAFLSFIIAQLDARS, encoded by the coding sequence ATGACTGTTCCTCCAAAAAAACTAGGTGCTCTTCTTATTGAAGCCGGCGAAAAAATTGCCAAGGTGCGTGATACCACTTTAAAAAAGGCTAATCTCAATCACCTTTCTCATGGCCGAGTCTTAGTGCTCACAGTTTTGGCTGATGGCCCCGCTACACAGGCCGATATTTGTCGCTATGTAGGGCAAAAACCGCCCAGCATGATGGAAATGCTGCAACGCTTGGAAAAAAGTCATTTGGTAAAAAAAGAAAAACATCCAGAAAGTAACCGTAAAGTGTTGTGGTCGTTAACTACCAAAGGCAAAAAAGATTGGGAAAAAGCCCAAGGCCTTCTCTTTAAAATGACTCAAGTGGTAGACGCAACTCTTACCAAAGGTGGTTATCCCCCAAAAAAAGTAGAAGAAATGAAGGCATTTCTGAGCTTTATTATCGCTCAACTCGACGCTCGCTCGTAA
- a CDS encoding FAD-dependent monooxygenase, with translation MVPPLKIAIIGCGTAGPAAALFLHKLGHRIDLFEKTPHPSPVGAGILLQPTGQAVLKQLNLLEPIQKMGAPVTQLFGRTVTNRTIMDLDYRHLNPSWQGLGLHRGCLFQVLFDEVKKKDITVHCGSEIQLLREEASHQKSITDTQGNSYGPYDLVIICDGARSVLRHNSPLVKKAKPYPWGALWVILEDPDKLFHQTLYQVYESTTTMLGFLPTGHLPDDARQLLSLFWSIKVDTVDNFKKKDLNQWKEHVTFIEPRITPLLNQIKSHDDLLFASYMDVVMKDWTNGINTLYLGDAAHAMSPQLGQGANIALMDACVFEKCLEQSGTLTEALKQWSTYRKKHIRYYQWASRWLTPFFQSSLPLLAPLRNTFMGPLCNVKPLRHIMLASMAGIKTGIFTEQKPF, from the coding sequence ATGGTTCCACCTTTAAAGATAGCCATCATAGGCTGTGGCACAGCAGGCCCTGCAGCAGCACTCTTTTTACACAAGCTAGGCCACAGAATTGATCTCTTTGAAAAAACACCTCACCCCTCTCCTGTAGGCGCCGGAATTTTGCTACAACCTACCGGCCAAGCCGTACTTAAGCAATTAAACCTGCTCGAACCCATCCAAAAAATGGGAGCTCCAGTTACTCAGCTATTTGGACGTACCGTTACCAACCGCACCATCATGGATTTAGATTACCGCCATCTCAATCCAAGCTGGCAAGGCTTGGGTCTTCACCGTGGGTGTTTGTTTCAGGTTTTGTTTGATGAAGTGAAAAAGAAAGATATTACCGTACATTGCGGGAGCGAGATTCAATTGCTGCGCGAAGAAGCCTCGCATCAAAAAAGCATTACAGACACACAGGGAAATTCTTACGGCCCTTACGATTTAGTGATTATTTGCGACGGCGCCCGGTCGGTTTTGCGGCACAATTCTCCCTTAGTTAAGAAAGCCAAGCCCTATCCTTGGGGAGCGTTGTGGGTTATTTTGGAAGATCCCGATAAACTCTTTCATCAAACTTTGTATCAAGTATATGAAAGCACCACAACAATGCTGGGGTTTTTACCCACTGGGCACTTACCGGATGATGCACGTCAACTGCTGAGTTTATTTTGGAGTATTAAAGTAGATACCGTCGACAATTTTAAAAAGAAAGATTTAAACCAATGGAAAGAACACGTGACTTTTATTGAACCACGTATTACCCCCTTACTAAATCAAATTAAATCGCATGACGATCTTTTATTTGCCTCCTACATGGATGTGGTGATGAAAGATTGGACGAATGGCATCAACACCCTTTACTTGGGAGATGCGGCCCATGCAATGAGCCCTCAATTAGGACAAGGCGCCAATATTGCGTTGATGGATGCCTGTGTTTTTGAAAAATGCCTTGAACAATCCGGTACCTTAACCGAGGCCTTAAAGCAGTGGTCTACTTACCGCAAAAAACATATTCGTTACTATCAATGGGCTTCACGTTGGCTCACACCGTTTTTTCAATCGTCACTTCCCTTACTTGCTCCCTTACGCAATACTTTTATGGGCCCACTCTGTAATGTTAAACCGCTCCGTCATATCATGCTTGCCAGCATGGCTGGCATTAAAACAGGTATTTTTACTGAACAAAAACCCTTTTAA
- a CDS encoding class I SAM-dependent methyltransferase gives MKNLIAYKIENRKKIHPSFKKLIRDSRAGLLDLKQKIDAADKKRVSFTSLVKRFYKPLEELQTHLLKESDILAENFSPEEHLYHKDFFRDQMGPLLWYAPFYERIFLKPLGYAGDYEMMNMLYDSNPFKGPSAYFKMINAFGCRCISGQLTVARIPYFLEKFKEIGKNVLGRKKDFTILDLACGPSREIKEFILTNTDAGKSRFHLVDQDPEAIKFSKNELIAAKRKKKSKVNFSFYNKPIQEFLAGGIQDLPQFDFIYSCGLFDYLDDTLFEMAVDVLYHRLAEQGTLIIGNVSPDDYSKTLKWYLGDWPLIYRNRDDLLKIASHLPAATPVCVESEATGLNLFLKITK, from the coding sequence ATGAAAAACTTAATTGCCTATAAAATTGAAAATCGTAAAAAAATCCATCCCTCCTTTAAAAAGCTCATTCGTGATTCAAGAGCGGGACTCTTGGATTTAAAACAAAAGATTGATGCGGCTGATAAAAAACGTGTTTCTTTTACCAGCTTGGTAAAACGTTTCTATAAACCATTAGAAGAACTGCAAACCCATCTCTTAAAAGAAAGTGATATTTTGGCCGAAAATTTCTCTCCCGAGGAGCATCTTTATCACAAAGATTTTTTTCGTGATCAGATGGGGCCACTTTTATGGTACGCGCCTTTTTACGAACGCATTTTTCTAAAGCCTTTGGGTTATGCGGGTGACTACGAAATGATGAATATGCTGTACGATTCTAATCCTTTTAAAGGGCCAAGTGCTTATTTTAAAATGATCAATGCTTTTGGTTGTCGGTGTATTTCGGGGCAATTAACTGTTGCTCGCATCCCGTATTTTTTAGAAAAATTTAAGGAGATAGGGAAAAATGTTTTGGGTCGCAAAAAAGATTTTACCATATTAGATTTGGCGTGTGGCCCATCTCGGGAAATTAAAGAGTTTATTCTTACAAATACTGATGCAGGTAAATCTCGATTTCATTTAGTGGACCAAGATCCAGAGGCTATTAAATTTTCAAAAAACGAATTGATAGCAGCAAAGAGAAAGAAAAAATCAAAAGTTAATTTTTCATTTTACAACAAGCCCATTCAGGAATTTTTAGCGGGTGGTATTCAGGATCTCCCGCAATTTGATTTTATCTATAGCTGTGGCTTGTTTGATTATTTAGATGACACTCTTTTTGAGATGGCGGTGGATGTTTTATACCATCGTTTAGCGGAGCAGGGGACACTCATTATTGGTAATGTAAGTCCAGATGATTATTCTAAAACACTTAAATGGTATTTAGGTGATTGGCCTCTTATTTATCGCAATAGGGACGATCTTTTAAAGATAGCATCTCATCTTCCTGCTGCTACACCCGTATGTGTGGAAAGTGAGGCTACCGGACTTAATTTGTTTTTAAAAATTACTAAATAA
- a CDS encoding MMPL family transporter has protein sequence MNPVFSDKYAAFLFKRKWWVLAITLVITIFFGAHANKVLTINALENMVPEHDADLVRYLEFNKEYGGDFIMMIALEAPEIFTSDMLQRINLLTNDLQKIPQVEEVTSLTNTLEIKSDDSELKFEPLADHIPSKPEDLERLKNDIRKNPLYTPYIVHPFQPITALYVRLKQSADVKAKQDARDAVVPVVKEIIKKHQALTPFTSHLAGSVTIEYQLDKSARENQVVMTAFMLAMISFVLYYLFRRVSAVLLTLFCIALSSIWTTGLIGFLKLPLNFVTSLLPPLVLMVAVLDCIHIYATFRAQDEDLPIGEKIKRILSHVLIPCLVTGLTTCMGFGALVTSDMSVIRHFGLFAAFGIASALFIALGPLPILLMFLPKVSDSQKEVKLVFLEKAVTFFMDLSRHHWKKNLVFSLVLVLFAFAGFFKIFIETRPPDFYPKNSEIPRDFDFVDEKFNGSTSSDMVIKGPSQIFTDPATLANLEKFLIGTESVTEASKPLSVIPYIKEVNRKIHDDDPHYYKIPDTKEEISQIYFLLEGNHNFRDLINLDYSSVRIHQQIKAVGTRLGKNVIDRANAIKEKYIKAPLEGHFTGANIVWMNMERYIVQSQIMGFACDFAITLLLIILLRSIKWGVLSMLPNIFPIIGTFGVMGWVGIPLNMLTTMIASIAIGLAVDDTVHLMMHIRHDTQHGKTMEEAIEVAFKETGPAVISTSLVLSLGFFTLCLTSFAPTRQFGFLGGITFLFALVGELVLLPALLRLLAPYLVKNKEFKLEVKDEVILERTI, from the coding sequence GAAAATGGTGGGTTCTTGCCATTACCCTTGTCATCACGATTTTTTTTGGTGCGCATGCAAACAAAGTGCTTACCATTAATGCTTTAGAGAACATGGTGCCCGAGCATGATGCTGATCTTGTTCGTTATCTCGAATTTAACAAGGAGTACGGCGGTGATTTTATCATGATGATTGCCCTGGAGGCCCCCGAGATATTTACCTCAGATATGCTCCAGCGTATTAATTTATTAACAAATGATTTACAAAAAATACCACAAGTAGAGGAGGTGACCTCGCTCACCAATACATTGGAAATTAAAAGCGATGATAGTGAACTTAAATTTGAACCTCTTGCCGATCATATCCCTAGTAAACCAGAAGATTTAGAGAGACTTAAGAACGATATTAGAAAAAACCCGCTTTATACCCCTTATATTGTGCACCCTTTCCAGCCTATTACAGCTCTTTATGTGCGTCTTAAGCAAAGTGCCGATGTAAAGGCCAAACAAGATGCCCGCGATGCCGTTGTGCCTGTTGTTAAGGAAATTATCAAAAAGCATCAGGCGCTTACGCCTTTTACCAGCCATTTGGCAGGAAGTGTGACTATTGAATATCAGTTAGATAAAAGCGCGCGCGAAAATCAGGTTGTAATGACGGCCTTTATGTTGGCTATGATTAGTTTTGTTCTTTATTATTTGTTTCGCCGTGTAAGTGCTGTGTTACTAACTCTTTTTTGTATCGCCTTGTCTTCAATATGGACTACAGGCCTGATTGGTTTTCTAAAATTACCTCTTAATTTTGTAACATCACTGTTGCCACCCCTGGTGCTCATGGTGGCTGTTTTAGATTGCATTCATATTTATGCTACATTCCGGGCGCAGGATGAGGATTTGCCTATTGGTGAAAAAATTAAGCGTATTTTAAGCCATGTACTTATTCCTTGTTTGGTTACAGGGCTCACTACGTGTATGGGGTTTGGGGCACTTGTTACCAGTGATATGAGCGTGATTCGTCATTTTGGTTTGTTTGCGGCTTTTGGCATTGCCAGTGCGCTTTTTATTGCACTTGGGCCGTTGCCTATTTTATTGATGTTTTTGCCAAAAGTTTCGGATTCTCAAAAAGAAGTAAAGCTTGTTTTCTTAGAAAAAGCAGTTACCTTTTTTATGGATTTGTCGCGTCATCACTGGAAGAAAAATTTAGTATTTAGTTTGGTTTTGGTTTTGTTTGCATTTGCCGGTTTTTTTAAAATATTTATCGAAACGAGACCGCCAGATTTTTATCCTAAAAACTCTGAAATACCGCGCGATTTTGATTTTGTTGATGAAAAGTTTAACGGATCTACCAGTTCGGATATGGTTATCAAAGGCCCATCCCAAATATTTACCGATCCGGCTACGCTGGCCAATTTAGAAAAGTTTTTGATTGGTACCGAGAGTGTGACTGAGGCAAGTAAACCCCTTTCTGTTATTCCCTATATCAAGGAAGTTAATCGTAAAATACACGATGATGATCCTCACTATTATAAAATACCCGATACCAAAGAAGAGATTAGCCAAATTTATTTTTTGCTGGAGGGCAATCACAATTTTAGGGATTTGATCAATCTTGATTATTCCTCTGTACGGATACATCAACAAATTAAAGCGGTGGGAACCCGTTTAGGAAAAAACGTTATTGATCGTGCCAATGCAATTAAGGAAAAGTATATTAAGGCACCTCTCGAGGGTCATTTTACGGGGGCTAACATTGTGTGGATGAATATGGAACGTTATATTGTTCAGTCTCAAATTATGGGGTTTGCCTGTGATTTTGCCATTACGTTGCTGCTTATTATTCTTCTCCGTTCGATAAAATGGGGTGTGCTGAGCATGTTGCCCAATATTTTTCCTATTATTGGTACCTTTGGTGTGATGGGTTGGGTAGGAATTCCTCTCAATATGCTGACCACCATGATTGCTAGTATTGCCATTGGCTTAGCGGTGGATGATACCGTACATTTGATGATGCATATTAGGCATGATACGCAGCATGGAAAAACTATGGAGGAGGCTATAGAAGTTGCTTTTAAAGAAACGGGGCCTGCCGTTATTTCTACATCACTGGTTTTATCGCTCGGTTTTTTTACGCTGTGCTTAACAAGCTTTGCCCCTACACGTCAGTTTGGATTTTTAGGCGGTATAACCTTTCTTTTTGCTTTAGTGGGCGAGCTGGTTCTTTTGCCTGCATTATTACGTTTATTGGCTCCTTATTTGGTAAAAAATAAGGAGTTTAAACTAGAAGTTAAAGATGAAGTTATTTTAGAGAGAACAATATGA